A section of the Carcharodon carcharias isolate sCarCar2 chromosome 35 unlocalized genomic scaffold, sCarCar2.pri SUPER_35_unloc_9, whole genome shotgun sequence genome encodes:
- the LOC121274289 gene encoding gastrula zinc finger protein xLCGF3.1-like has protein sequence MEHLQPGSCEGDPPEDGTEPVGSSGREEQPGLPEGGRRPVRSVDRAYRCGDCGKGFARPSYLEIHRRSHTGERPFSCSVCGKAFSQSSNLQTHQRVHSGERPLPCSLCGEPLGRAPGRPLYAQGCCSRCGQGAAGCSQAAAKPFPCSQCEKRFTSLSHLKTHQRSHTGERPFACSQCGKGFVCSSHLLKHQRSHTGERPFACSQCPKRFACPSYLEIHRRLHTGERPFQCSVCGKRFACSSNLLTHRRVHSGEGPFICTHCGRGFKYMSKLQAHQPTHGAERPFTCSECGKQFNYPSQLETHRRVHTGERPFACTQCGRGFTRSYHLRIHQRVHTGERPFKCSQCEKAFTCSSYLLKHQSAHP, from the coding sequence ATGGAGCATTTGCAGCCGGGAAGCTGTGAGGGAGACCCACCAGAGGATGGGACAGAGCCGGTGGGTTCATCGGGCCGTGAGGAGCAGCCGGGCCTGCCTGAGGGTGGGAGGCGGCCTGTGCGCAGTGTGGACCGAGCCTATCGATGCGGGGACTGCGGGAAGGGTTTTGCCCGCCCGTCCTACCTGGAGATCCACCGGCGGAGTCACACCGGGGAGCGGCCGTTCAGCTGCTCGGTGTGCGGGAAGGCCTTCAGCCAGTCCTCCAACCTGCAGACCCACCAGCGTGTCCACAGCGGGGAGCGGCCGCTGCCTTGCTCCCTGTGCGGGGAGCCCCTGGGCCGGGCCCCTGGCCGCCCACTCTACGCCCAGGGCTGCTGCTCCCGGTGTGGGCAGGGAGCGGCCGGTTGCTCCCAGGCTGCGGCGAAGCCCTTCCCCTGCTCGCAGTGTGAGAAGCGCTTCACCAGCCTCTCCCACCTCAAGACCCACCAGCGCAGCCACACCGGCGAGAGGCCCTTCGCCTGCTCCCAGTGCGGGAAGGGCTTTGTCTGCTCCTCCCACCTGCTGAAGCACCAGCGCAGCCACACCGGCGAGAGGCCCTTCGCCTGCTCCCAGTGCCCCAAGCGCTTTGCCTGCCCCTCCTACCTGGAGATCCACCGGCGGCTGCACACCGGCGAGCGCCCCTTTCAGTGCTCGGTGTGCGGCAAGCGCTTTGCCTGCTCCTCCAACCTGCTGACCCACCGGCGTGTCCACAGCGGCGAAGGGCCCTTCATCTGCACCCACTGCGGCCGGGGCTTCAAGTACATGTCCAAGCTGCAGGCCCACCAGCCCACCCACGGCGCCGAGCGGcccttcacctgctccgagtgcggCAAGCAGTTCAACTACCCGTCCCAGCTGGAGACCCACCGGCGggtccacaccggggagaggcccttCGCCTGCACGCAGTGCGGGAGGGGCTTCACCCGCTCGTACCACCTGCGCATACACCAGCGggtccacaccggggagagacccttCAAATGCTCGCAGTGTGAGAAGGCTTTCACCTGCTCCTCCTACTTGCTCAAGCACCAGAGTGCTCACCCCTGA